The genomic region ATCGCCTACAGGATTCGGCTGAAAAAAAGGGCGACAGTTTCGGCCAAGGCGCTTGAATGGGCAAAAAAGCTGAATGCCGCTGAACGTGCGCTTGCCCGGTTCGGTTACCGCCGTGAACCCGGCGAAACGGTGGGCGCATTCGCGAGGCGAGTTGAAATCGTTTTGTCGCAAGTGCCCGCAAAAGCAATTCCTCCGAAAAAAATGCAAAAGTCAAAAGACGCTCTTGCCATTCTCAATGATTACGAATTAAATCGCTGGCTCGAGCAGTGAGCGATGAGCAATGAGCCGTGAGAAACCTCAAAGCGACCGAAGGTCGCGACCTCACACCTCAATGCCCATAGGTCCTTATCCTGGAGATTGCTTCAGGGCTTCGCCCTTCGCAATGACAACCAAGGCGAATGACAAGCCTAGTCTCTAGATCCTAGCCTCTAACCCCTAAATTATACTTCCTAGATCCTAGCCTCTCTAGATCCTAATCCCTAAAATTCTATCTTTTACCTAAAAACTTAGGAGCACTTATGTCTGTACAAGTGATGGTTAATGGTATTCCGGGCAACATGGGCCGCATTGTGGCCGAAACCTGCGTCGCCCGCGGCTTGGAACTGGTCCCGTATTCTCTGACGGGCGAGATTATCGTCGAAAACGAAGCCGAAGTGGCCGGCAGAACAATCCAGCTTTTGAAGCCGAGCAACCGTGAAGAACGCATCGGCGAAGTGCTCGCGAAGTACCCAAACGTCATTTGCATTGACTACACGCACCCGACGGCCGTGAACGACAACGCAGCCTTCTACGTGAAGCACAAGATTCCCTTCGTGATGGGCACCACCGGCGGCGACCGTGAAGCGCTTGCCCGCCTTGTGGCCGAAGCGAACCACCCGAGCGTCATTGCCCCGAACATGGCGAAGCAGATTGTCGCCTTCCAGAGCATGATCGAGTTTCTTGCAAACGAGTTCCCGTCTGCATTCGACGGCTACAAACTCTCTGTGGTCGAGAGTCACCAGAAGACCAAGGCCGACACGAGCGGTACGGCCCGCGCGGTCGTGGGCACCTTCCAGAAGATGGGCTTCGCCTACACGCCGGACGATATCGAGAAGGTCCGCGACGAAAAGGAACAGATGGAACGCATGCACGTGCCCGAGGAATACCTCGGCGGTCACGCATTCCACACCTACAGCCTCGACAGCGCCGACGGAACCGTCCATTTCGAGTTCCAGCATAACGTGTGCGGTCGCAAGATTTACGCCGAAGGCACCGTGGACGCCGTGAACTTCCTCGCCGAGCAGATTGCCGCCGGTACCGCCAAACCCTTCAACATGATGGACGTCCTGCGCTCCGGAAAGATGAGATAAGTAAACAGTGATTAGTGGTTAGTAAACAGGGCGGCTTCGCCGCGATTATAAATCCTAACCACCAACCACTAACCACCAACCACTACTATGCGTTCCTATATCCTCCGCCGCTTGCTTTTGATGATCCCGACCCTCATCGGGATTTCGCTGGTGTGTTTTATACTCATCCAGCTTTTGCCGGGCGGTCCCGTGGAGGAAATGATTTCGCGTGCGCAGCAGGCCGCGGCCATGAAGGGCGGGGTAGATGCTTCCAAGGCGCTCACGCCCGACCAGATAGCCCAAATCCAGGCGTACTTCGGCTTTGACCAGCCCGCCTGGAAGCGCTACCTGACCTGGCTCTGGAACGTGCTGCACCTCGACCTCGGTTCAAGCTACACCTACGGTCTCCCGGTCTGGGATGTCATCGTGAGCCGCTTCCCGATTTCGCTGTTCTTCGGTATCACCTCGTTCTTCCTGAGTTATCTGATTTGCATCCCGCTCGGTCTGTGGAAGGCCGTGCATCACGGGAGCAAGCTCGATTCGCTCAGCTCGGGTGTGATTTTCTCGGGCTACGTGATGCCCGGTTATGCACTCGGCATCTTGCTCATCATCTTCCTTGCGGGCGGTTCGTACCTCGACATCTTCCCGCTGGGCGGCCTCACGAGCGATGACTTCGAAGATTTCTCGTTCTTCGGAAAAATCGTGGACCTCGGGCATCACCTGATTCTCCCGATTTTCTGCTACATGATCAGCGAGTTCGCTTTCCTGACCTTCCTCATGAAGAACTCCGCGCTCGAGGAACTGGGGAAGGACTACATGCGAACGGCTCTTGCGAAAGGCATGAGTTTCAACCAGGCGCTCGTTCGCCACGCGCTTCGTAACGCGCTCATCCCGATTGCCACCCGCCTCTCCGAAATCTGCACGCTCATGTTCGCGGGCGCGCTCCTTATCGAGAAAGTCTTCGATATCGACGGCATGGGCCTTTTGTACTACAACTCCATGGTCAACCGCGACTACAACGTGGTCATGGGCATCATCTTCTTGAGCAGCCTCATGGCGATGGTGGGCCGCCTCTTCAGCGACATCCTCTACACGCTCGTAGACCCGAGAATCAAGTTCTCGTAATCCTGTGTATATGGTATTTTAAAACGACGCGAGACAGTTGCTGCCTCGCGTTTTTAGATGATTCAATTAGAGAATGCCAAGTAAAAAGCTTAATCGATTTGCGTGAAAAGGTTTTCTTGCGCGTCGTCGAGCTTCCTGGACGGGATGCTCCTGTGCAGCAGCTTGTAGGCGTTGGTGGTCGCGACGCGGCCTCTGGGCGTACGACTGAGCAGGCCCTTGCGAATCAGGTAGGGCTCGTAGACTTCTTCCAGCGTGTCCGTTTCTTCGCCGAGGGCGGCACCGATGGTGCCGAGGCCGACAGGCCCGCCGTCGAACTTGTCAATCATGGTCGAAAGGATTTTGCGGTCCATCGGGTCGAGGCCCTCGCTGTCGATGCCCAGCATGTCGAGCGTCTTCGTGGCGGATTGCACGTCGATAACGCCCGTTCCACGGACTTGGGCCACATCGCGGCAACGCCTGAGCACGCGGTTTGCGACACGGGGCGTCCCGCGGCAGCGAGCGCCGAGAAGTTCGGCGGCGTCCTCGGCGAGTTCAACCCCCAAAATTCCCGCACTGCGCACGAGAATCTTCGCAATATCCTTGTCGCTGTATAGCTCCAGCCTGTATTGCAGGCCAAAACGGTCACGCAGCGGGCTGGTCAGCAAACCACTGCGGGTTGTCGCGCCTACGAGTGTAAAATGCTTGAGCGGCAGGTTCACGCTGCGGGCCGCAGGGCCGGAATCGAGCATGATGTCGAGCCGAAAATCTTCCATGGCGGGGTAGAGGTATTCCTCGACAACGCGGCTCAGCCGGTGAATTTCGTCGATGAACAGCACGTCGTTTTCTTGCAAGCTGGTAAGCAAACCAGCCAAACCGCTCGCCTTCTCGAGCACCGGGCCGCTAGTCACATGGATGTTCACGCCCATTTCCTTGGCGATAATCCCGGCGAGTGTCGTCTTGCCGAGGCCGGGAGGGCCCGCAAAAAGGCAGTGGTCCAGCGCATCCCCGCGGTGGCGGGCCGCCTCGATGGCAATCGAAAGGCTTTCCTTGATATCGTCCTGGCCGGTAAAGTCGTTCAGGCTGGGCGGGCGCAAGTTCCTGTCGGTATCGTTTTCGTCAAAGGCGATTTTTTGCGGAGAAATGATGCGGTTGTCTTCCATTTGAATCTCCGTCTAAAGGTATTTGAGGGCTTCCGGGATAAGCGTTGCCGCGTCTGCCGTGTCCCCGAGGATTTCTGCCGCCTTGACGACAGCCTTCTCGGCTGCGGGATCCTTGACGCCGAGCGTGTGCAGGGCGAGTACGGCCTCCATCTTCGCGCCGGTGAGTGCACCCATGCTTGTGACGCAGGAACCTTCGACATTGCCGAGGGCCTGGAGCATCGTGCCGGCTTTGTCCTTGAGCGCAAGCACCATCTGTTCGCACGTCTTTTTGCCGAGCCCCTTGATCTTGCCGAGGGCGCTCTTGTTGTCGCTTGCAATCATGTTCAGCAGGTCGGCGGGGGAGACTCCGCTCAGGATGCGCTGCGCCATCTTGGGCCCCACACCGTTCACGTCCAACAGCATCAGGAAAATGTCCTTTTCCGTCTTGTCAGCGAAC from uncultured Fibrobacter sp. harbors:
- the dapB gene encoding dihydrodipicolinate reductase: MSVQVMVNGIPGNMGRIVAETCVARGLELVPYSLTGEIIVENEAEVAGRTIQLLKPSNREERIGEVLAKYPNVICIDYTHPTAVNDNAAFYVKHKIPFVMGTTGGDREALARLVAEANHPSVIAPNMAKQIVAFQSMIEFLANEFPSAFDGYKLSVVESHQKTKADTSGTARAVVGTFQKMGFAYTPDDIEKVRDEKEQMERMHVPEEYLGGHAFHTYSLDSADGTVHFEFQHNVCGRKIYAEGTVDAVNFLAEQIAAGTAKPFNMMDVLRSGKMR
- a CDS encoding ABC transporter permease subunit, whose amino-acid sequence is MRSYILRRLLLMIPTLIGISLVCFILIQLLPGGPVEEMISRAQQAAAMKGGVDASKALTPDQIAQIQAYFGFDQPAWKRYLTWLWNVLHLDLGSSYTYGLPVWDVIVSRFPISLFFGITSFFLSYLICIPLGLWKAVHHGSKLDSLSSGVIFSGYVMPGYALGILLIIFLAGGSYLDIFPLGGLTSDDFEDFSFFGKIVDLGHHLILPIFCYMISEFAFLTFLMKNSALEELGKDYMRTALAKGMSFNQALVRHALRNALIPIATRLSEICTLMFAGALLIEKVFDIDGMGLLYYNSMVNRDYNVVMGIIFLSSLMAMVGRLFSDILYTLVDPRIKFS
- the ruvA gene encoding Holliday junction branch migration protein RuvA: MIERIRGILVEKSPTFVVVDVNGVGYGVNISAYTAGKLPEVDSEILLYTNLVVREDSMTLFGFADKTEKDIFLMLLDVNGVGPKMAQRILSGVSPADLLNMIASDNKSALGKIKGLGKKTCEQMVLALKDKAGTMLQALGNVEGSCVTSMGALTGAKMEAVLALHTLGVKDPAAEKAVVKAAEILGDTADAATLIPEALKYL
- the ruvB gene encoding Holliday junction branch migration DNA helicase RuvB, whose amino-acid sequence is MEDNRIISPQKIAFDENDTDRNLRPPSLNDFTGQDDIKESLSIAIEAARHRGDALDHCLFAGPPGLGKTTLAGIIAKEMGVNIHVTSGPVLEKASGLAGLLTSLQENDVLFIDEIHRLSRVVEEYLYPAMEDFRLDIMLDSGPAARSVNLPLKHFTLVGATTRSGLLTSPLRDRFGLQYRLELYSDKDIAKILVRSAGILGVELAEDAAELLGARCRGTPRVANRVLRRCRDVAQVRGTGVIDVQSATKTLDMLGIDSEGLDPMDRKILSTMIDKFDGGPVGLGTIGAALGEETDTLEEVYEPYLIRKGLLSRTPRGRVATTNAYKLLHRSIPSRKLDDAQENLFTQID